Proteins encoded in a region of the Pigmentiphaga litoralis genome:
- the lplT gene encoding lysophospholipid transporter LplT, whose product MRRGFYLIMAAQFFSSLADNALFIAAIALIQQLDGPAWMTPMIKWSFALSYVVLAAFVGALADSFPKGRVMFATNTIKVCGCLLMFMYANLGMAEGHQVYVVAMAYALVGIGAAAYSPAKYGIITELLPPEQLVKGNSWIEGLTVVSIILGVVVGGALISPKISTWLLGIDPIPSITLGVDTPAEAAILVIALVYLVAAFFNLLIPRTGVAYPRQQRNPVRLVVEFGCFVRTLWRDKLGQISLAVTTLFWGAGATLQLIVIEWGRVQLGLPLNKASILMGVASFGTVAGAMLAGRIPLHKALSVLPVGVGMGLVVMLMPFAYEKWFVYTLLIVIGGLGGFFVVPMNALLQHRGHVLLSAGHSIAVQNFNEQLNILLMVAVYSLMLALKLPINTIIVIFGSLVAGLMVLIMLWNKRNHQLHPDLDQVIGSRAHGTALRCDHG is encoded by the coding sequence ATGAGACGTGGCTTTTACTTGATCATGGCGGCGCAGTTTTTTTCGTCGCTCGCCGACAATGCCTTGTTCATCGCAGCGATTGCGCTGATCCAGCAACTGGACGGTCCGGCGTGGATGACGCCGATGATCAAGTGGTCGTTCGCCCTGTCGTATGTGGTCCTGGCCGCCTTCGTCGGCGCGCTGGCGGACAGCTTCCCCAAGGGCCGCGTCATGTTCGCGACCAACACCATCAAGGTGTGCGGCTGTCTGCTCATGTTCATGTATGCCAACCTTGGCATGGCCGAGGGGCACCAGGTGTATGTGGTGGCGATGGCCTATGCACTGGTCGGCATCGGCGCCGCGGCCTACTCCCCTGCCAAGTACGGCATCATCACCGAACTCCTTCCGCCCGAGCAGCTCGTCAAGGGCAACAGCTGGATCGAAGGCCTGACGGTGGTGTCGATCATCCTTGGCGTCGTCGTGGGCGGCGCGCTGATCAGCCCCAAGATTTCCACGTGGTTGCTGGGGATCGACCCGATCCCGTCGATCACGCTGGGCGTCGACACGCCGGCCGAAGCGGCCATCCTGGTGATTGCCCTGGTCTATCTGGTGGCGGCATTCTTCAATCTGCTGATTCCGCGAACGGGTGTGGCCTACCCGCGCCAGCAGCGCAATCCGGTCCGGCTGGTGGTCGAGTTCGGCTGTTTCGTCCGCACCTTGTGGCGCGACAAGCTGGGCCAGATTTCGTTGGCCGTCACGACACTGTTCTGGGGCGCAGGCGCCACCTTGCAGCTGATCGTGATCGAGTGGGGCCGCGTCCAGCTTGGCTTGCCGCTGAACAAGGCATCCATATTGATGGGCGTCGCGTCGTTCGGCACCGTGGCCGGCGCCATGCTGGCCGGGCGCATTCCGCTGCACAAGGCGCTGAGCGTGCTGCCGGTGGGCGTGGGCATGGGCCTCGTGGTCATGCTGATGCCGTTTGCCTACGAAAAGTGGTTTGTCTATACGCTGCTGATCGTGATCGGTGGCCTGGGCGGCTTCTTTGTGGTGCCGATGAACGCGCTGCTGCAGCATCGCGGCCATGTGCTGCTGTCGGCCGGCCACTCCATTGCCGTGCAGAACTTCAATGAACAGTTGAACATTCTGCTGATGGTGGCGGTGTATTCGCTGATGCTGGCGCTGAAGCTGCCGATCAACACCATCATCGTGATCTTCGGTTCGCTGGTGGCGGGGTTGATGGTGCTCATCATGCTGTGGAACAAGCGCAATCACCAGTTGCACCCGGACCTGGATCAGGTGATCGGCAGCCGGGCGCACGGCACGGCGCTGCGGTGTGATCACGGCTAA
- the queF gene encoding preQ(1) synthase, whose product MPSQPSKTLDTFPNPSQKRDFQIHIEVPEFTCLCPLTGQPDFAVLIIDYIPDQLCVELKSLKLYTWSFRNDGAFHEAVTNQIVDDIVGAISPRFLRLTAKWYVRGGIFTNVVVEHRQPGWEPLPAVNLQQFDTGSNTRG is encoded by the coding sequence ATGCCTTCGCAACCCTCCAAGACCCTCGATACCTTCCCCAATCCCAGCCAGAAGCGGGATTTCCAGATCCATATCGAGGTGCCCGAATTCACCTGCCTGTGCCCGTTGACCGGCCAGCCGGATTTCGCGGTGCTGATTATCGACTACATCCCCGACCAACTTTGTGTCGAACTGAAAAGCCTGAAGCTCTATACCTGGAGCTTCCGCAACGACGGCGCCTTCCATGAAGCCGTCACCAATCAGATCGTCGACGACATCGTGGGCGCCATCTCGCCGCGCTTCCTGCGCCTGACCGCCAAGTGGTACGTGCGCGGTGGCATCTTTACCAACGTCGTGGTCGAGCATCGCCAGCCGGGTTGGGAACCTCTCCCGGCCGTGAACCTCCAACAGTTCGATACGGGCAGCAATACGCGCGGTTGA